Proteins from a genomic interval of Pseudomonas asplenii:
- a CDS encoding DNA-processing protein DprA translates to MINTNTQSILLLTSYFSKSVGNAKPLSPTEWGRFAQWLNAQGKTPADLVTAEPHAVLEGWHDEKIPLLRIEQLLERGHALALALEKWSRAGLWVLTRSDADYPKALKHHLRNSAPPILFGCGNPRLLNQRGIGVVGARKADNADLAYATSLGKRIAMAGMTVVSGGARGVDEAAMQGGLNEEGTVIGIMADSLLSAALASKWRNGLMNNNLVLVSPFFPEAGFNAGNAMARNKYIYCLSQAAVVVRSETKGGTWNGAIENLKKAWVPLWVKRDTKPESGNYALVVQGAQWLESAAEHVDVHTLSAQAKLGADPEMVPELAPTDQDASISEEESVRSDPPREEATHELSQDNGRSSQNVNSASTHAIAIGDLSFYQFFLRKMAFRDSPATAEELSEQWGISKKQLTEWLKQSVDERHVQKLKNPVRFQSLDVGKFEGSTGKNLDPSSDGQMGFKLD, encoded by the coding sequence ATGATAAATACCAATACTCAGTCGATCCTCCTACTAACGTCTTATTTTTCAAAATCTGTAGGTAATGCCAAACCGCTATCTCCGACGGAATGGGGACGATTTGCCCAATGGTTAAACGCGCAAGGGAAGACGCCTGCGGACTTAGTGACTGCTGAGCCACATGCTGTCCTTGAGGGCTGGCATGATGAAAAAATACCCTTGCTGCGTATTGAGCAGTTGCTCGAGCGAGGCCATGCGCTGGCCTTGGCTTTGGAGAAGTGGAGCCGGGCTGGATTGTGGGTGCTGACTCGATCAGATGCTGACTATCCTAAGGCGCTCAAGCATCACCTACGTAACAGCGCGCCACCGATACTCTTCGGCTGTGGAAATCCGCGACTGCTGAATCAACGTGGAATTGGTGTTGTCGGTGCACGTAAGGCGGATAATGCCGACCTTGCATACGCCACATCTTTAGGTAAGCGCATCGCGATGGCCGGCATGACCGTAGTCTCGGGTGGCGCTCGGGGCGTCGATGAAGCTGCGATGCAGGGCGGATTGAACGAAGAAGGAACTGTAATCGGTATTATGGCTGATAGCCTTTTGTCTGCAGCGCTAGCCAGCAAATGGCGGAATGGGTTGATGAACAACAACCTGGTACTGGTTTCACCATTTTTTCCCGAGGCCGGATTCAACGCCGGCAATGCGATGGCTAGGAACAAATACATTTACTGCCTGAGTCAAGCTGCAGTGGTCGTTCGCTCCGAAACCAAAGGCGGAACCTGGAACGGTGCCATCGAAAACTTGAAAAAAGCTTGGGTGCCCCTGTGGGTTAAGCGAGATACGAAACCGGAATCCGGAAATTACGCGTTGGTAGTACAAGGTGCGCAATGGCTGGAATCAGCAGCGGAGCATGTGGATGTGCACACGCTGAGTGCCCAAGCTAAGCTAGGGGCTGACCCAGAGATGGTGCCGGAGCTAGCACCAACTGACCAAGATGCGTCTATCTCTGAAGAAGAATCCGTCAGATCGGATCCTCCTCGAGAGGAGGCGACACACGAACTCTCCCAAGATAATGGTAGGAGTAGTCAGAATGTTAATTCTGCTTCGACTCACGCTATAGCTATTGGCGACCTGAGTTTTTATCAATTTTTTCTAAGGAAGATGGCATTCCGGGATAGTCCAGCAACCGCTGAGGAGCTAAGCGAGCAATGGGGTATTTCAAAGAAACAGCTGACTGAATGGCTCAAGCAATCAGTCGATGAAAGACACGTTCAAAAGCTGAAAAACCCTGTTCGGTTCCAGTCGTTGGATGTCGGAAAATTCGAGGGCAGCACAGGGAAGAACTTAGACCCTTCATCCGATGGGCAGATGGGGTTCAAGCTGGATTGA
- a CDS encoding RecQ family ATP-dependent DNA helicase: protein MQRNDAEKLLKVAINNGAAAFRDGQWEAIDALVNHRKKLLVVQRTGWGKSSVYFISTRILRDRGQGPTIIISPLLALMRNQIDAARRLGINAVTINSTNTHEWENARRDVQANRVDCLLISPERLANDGFMESFLQPIADRIGLMVIDEAHCISDWGHDFRPDYRRIVNILRFLPANTPVLGTTATANTRVVDDIQAQFGNINIIRGALTRESLALQNLIMPDQASRLAWLAQTIPTLAGTGIVYALTQRDSEQVARWLRANGIDAASYHSDVAHPDFGNSDQYRQHLEDELLANKLKVLVATTALGMGYDKPDLGFVIHYQAPSSIVAYYQQVGRAGRAIDYSLGLLMSGEEDEKIHAFFRRAAFPPAGQVNHLLSVLAKSNGLTIRELEEHSNLSHGQIEKILKLLSVESPAPLIKHQSKWLRTPIHYELDQNRVNRLTELREHEWQQVLAYLNEPRCLMAFLRHALDDAENDACGKCVRCLERELVSSKVDGRLVHQAATFIRHAELPIKPKKQIAKGGFEHYGFPTNLPLNIQAAEGRVLSQWRDGGWGELAANGKELGHFDDALVSAMAEMIQSRWQPNPKPTWLCCVPSLGHPTLVPNFAQRLANALGVPFVNCVIKVRQNEPQKWQNNRFHQCRNLDGVFAVNAHIPPGPVLLVDDMIDSGWTMTVIAALLKQAGSEHVYPLAISSTASNA, encoded by the coding sequence ATGCAACGGAACGATGCAGAGAAATTACTGAAAGTCGCCATCAACAACGGAGCCGCTGCGTTTAGGGATGGGCAATGGGAGGCGATTGATGCTCTGGTCAACCATCGCAAGAAACTGTTGGTCGTTCAACGCACTGGTTGGGGTAAGAGCTCTGTTTACTTTATCAGCACGCGAATTCTGCGTGATCGAGGGCAAGGCCCAACTATAATCATATCGCCACTACTAGCCCTGATGCGCAACCAGATCGACGCGGCTCGGCGGCTCGGGATCAACGCCGTTACCATCAACTCTACCAATACTCACGAGTGGGAAAATGCCCGCCGGGATGTGCAAGCCAACCGAGTAGATTGCCTACTAATCTCGCCAGAGCGGCTAGCGAATGACGGCTTCATGGAAAGCTTTCTGCAGCCCATAGCAGATCGCATTGGCTTGATGGTCATCGATGAGGCGCACTGCATTTCCGATTGGGGGCATGATTTCCGGCCCGACTACCGGCGTATTGTCAACATTCTGCGCTTTCTCCCCGCTAATACGCCCGTTTTGGGAACAACTGCGACTGCAAACACACGGGTGGTGGACGATATTCAGGCTCAGTTTGGAAATATAAACATTATCCGTGGCGCCCTGACTCGCGAAAGTTTGGCGTTACAAAATTTGATCATGCCTGATCAAGCTAGCCGTCTGGCATGGTTAGCGCAAACCATCCCAACCTTAGCTGGAACGGGCATCGTTTATGCGCTCACCCAGCGCGATAGTGAGCAGGTCGCCCGCTGGCTTCGAGCTAACGGAATCGACGCTGCTTCCTACCATAGTGATGTGGCCCACCCCGACTTTGGCAATAGCGATCAATATCGCCAGCACCTAGAAGATGAACTGCTGGCAAACAAGCTCAAAGTGCTTGTGGCGACCACCGCGTTAGGTATGGGCTATGACAAGCCCGACCTCGGCTTCGTAATTCACTATCAGGCACCTAGCTCGATTGTTGCCTACTACCAGCAGGTCGGTCGAGCAGGACGGGCAATCGATTACTCACTCGGCTTGCTCATGTCTGGGGAGGAGGACGAGAAAATTCATGCGTTTTTTAGACGCGCTGCTTTTCCGCCCGCAGGTCAGGTCAATCATTTGCTCAGTGTCCTAGCGAAATCCAATGGGCTGACGATTCGTGAGCTAGAAGAGCACAGCAACCTCTCCCATGGGCAGATTGAGAAAATTCTCAAGCTCCTGAGCGTGGAAAGCCCAGCGCCACTCATCAAGCACCAAAGCAAATGGCTACGCACCCCAATCCATTACGAGCTGGATCAGAATCGTGTTAACAGGCTTACGGAGCTACGCGAGCATGAATGGCAGCAGGTTCTGGCATACTTAAATGAACCAAGGTGCCTTATGGCGTTCCTACGACATGCATTGGATGACGCGGAAAATGATGCTTGCGGGAAATGCGTGCGCTGCCTAGAGAGGGAGTTGGTATCAAGTAAAGTAGACGGTAGATTGGTGCATCAAGCCGCTACCTTTATTCGCCATGCCGAGCTTCCAATCAAGCCCAAGAAGCAAATCGCCAAGGGAGGCTTTGAGCATTACGGCTTCCCGACCAACCTCCCTCTCAACATACAGGCGGCTGAAGGTAGAGTCCTTTCACAATGGCGTGATGGAGGCTGGGGAGAATTAGCTGCCAACGGCAAGGAGCTTGGCCATTTTGACGATGCTCTGGTTTCAGCCATGGCAGAAATGATTCAATCGCGCTGGCAACCGAATCCTAAACCTACGTGGTTGTGCTGCGTGCCTTCTCTAGGACATCCAACGTTAGTACCTAACTTTGCTCAGCGCTTGGCGAATGCATTAGGGGTTCCCTTCGTCAATTGTGTGATCAAGGTAAGGCAAAACGAGCCACAAAAGTGGCAAAACAATCGCTTCCACCAGTGTCGGAATCTAGATGGTGTGTTCGCCGTCAATGCACATATTCCTCCTGGCCCGGTGCTGCTGGTTGATGACATGATCGATTCAGGCTGGACAATGACTGTCATTGCCGCACTGCTCAAACAAGCGGGCAGCGAACACGTCTACCCGCTGGCAATCTCATCTACGGCAAGCAACGCATGA
- a CDS encoding DUF6685 family protein, translating into MLKKAIKFLRDSLLEDFGQPATLINLLRADVGLNRHLVEHEKGISASEVVRWNDFGDLGYETSRMYRRRLNGWTRSPGSYQNYGSTSLIREDLLSLGTVREIHRWNCDIQQVDGFSASKSELRKFKSMDAMVERNSQPMITPVTQEKLEENLRWDEIRIISREDHDYFSTWEWDGRVFLINSGGSHHFAAAKYIAKRIGVNVPLTGRYKVYGINQVALASLRRDFDMFVLSWHCKQQMDFHRAMQRFEATYYWKDLPRPYTDQAAIFLPKAEKRAGKVSEVLREAGFQDLGLYLLKLANATAHHVSVV; encoded by the coding sequence ATGCTTAAGAAAGCGATCAAATTTCTACGCGACTCTCTACTGGAGGACTTCGGCCAGCCGGCGACCCTCATAAACTTGCTTCGTGCAGACGTCGGCCTGAACAGGCATTTGGTCGAACATGAGAAGGGTATCAGCGCAAGCGAAGTAGTGCGTTGGAACGACTTTGGCGACTTGGGGTATGAGACCAGTCGGATGTACCGCCGGAGGCTCAATGGATGGACACGTTCCCCTGGCTCCTATCAAAACTACGGCTCCACCAGCTTAATCCGAGAGGATCTTCTCAGCTTGGGTACGGTTAGGGAGATCCATCGCTGGAACTGTGACATTCAGCAGGTCGACGGCTTTTCCGCATCGAAGTCAGAGCTGCGCAAGTTCAAAAGCATGGACGCGATGGTTGAGCGCAACTCCCAGCCGATGATCACACCTGTTACCCAAGAAAAGCTTGAAGAGAATCTCCGATGGGACGAGATCCGGATCATCTCTAGAGAAGATCACGATTACTTCTCCACTTGGGAATGGGACGGACGAGTGTTCTTGATCAACAGCGGAGGCTCCCACCACTTCGCTGCGGCTAAGTACATCGCGAAACGGATCGGGGTCAACGTCCCCCTCACAGGTCGGTATAAGGTTTACGGAATTAATCAGGTCGCCTTGGCGAGCCTAAGACGCGATTTCGACATGTTTGTATTGTCGTGGCACTGCAAACAGCAAATGGACTTTCACAGAGCCATGCAGAGATTTGAGGCAACCTATTACTGGAAGGATCTCCCACGTCCATACACTGACCAGGCGGCGATTTTCCTGCCTAAAGCGGAGAAGCGCGCTGGGAAGGTATCTGAGGTACTGCGTGAGGCTGGATTTCAGGATTTAGGCCTTTATCTCCTGAAGCTGGCTAATGCTACGGCTCATCATGTCTCGGTCGTCTAG
- a CDS encoding tyrosine-type recombinase/integrase — protein sequence MRVPVHPKDLIRNSSLKKLAKNLQKQWCGPSPLTHTSALELLAQGLGYKDYKDLAVSTSEQMPAGTFPSQSAVRQALMLAIKAAMTPSEWFASDQAALAQMIESLHLNALSAFKIPKKIHQPPRHGEQSTGSNMSALRTQMAKSARKLSSHLSEEELESLSRAVETTESLRDQALMSCMMAGLRKGEYLSARPSDFSGNDERILFVSRGPKKARVTLPRKYWTPISRFIITANLAGNALLFQSKRSPEIPMSPSALKKLCEAWAHKAGIDPAKVSPLTIRMSLKLNAAMQMATVSSPLPIVAKRMGHWPTESMTKYYLSSSLDSKLSD from the coding sequence ATGCGCGTTCCAGTACATCCAAAAGACCTCATCCGCAACAGTAGCCTGAAGAAGCTCGCCAAGAATCTGCAGAAGCAGTGGTGTGGCCCAAGCCCACTCACCCACACATCAGCCCTGGAGCTCCTTGCCCAGGGTCTTGGTTATAAGGACTACAAGGATCTAGCAGTTTCCACGAGTGAGCAGATGCCAGCAGGTACCTTTCCAAGCCAATCTGCGGTGAGGCAGGCACTGATGCTCGCAATCAAAGCGGCGATGACACCCAGCGAGTGGTTTGCCTCAGACCAGGCGGCACTGGCGCAGATGATCGAGTCGCTGCACCTTAACGCTCTTTCAGCATTCAAGATCCCGAAAAAGATTCATCAACCGCCACGTCATGGTGAACAGTCCACTGGGTCGAATATGTCCGCTTTGAGAACTCAGATGGCGAAGTCTGCACGGAAGCTCTCCTCCCACTTATCAGAGGAAGAACTTGAGTCTCTCAGTCGGGCCGTTGAGACCACGGAGAGCCTGCGAGATCAGGCACTGATGAGCTGCATGATGGCCGGCCTTCGAAAAGGGGAATACTTAAGCGCTAGGCCCAGCGACTTTTCTGGAAATGATGAACGCATCCTCTTTGTGTCTCGGGGCCCCAAAAAAGCGCGAGTCACATTGCCTCGCAAATACTGGACACCCATCAGCCGCTTCATCATCACCGCGAATCTGGCGGGAAACGCCCTTCTGTTCCAATCCAAAAGGAGCCCAGAAATTCCTATGTCGCCTTCGGCGCTTAAAAAACTATGCGAGGCTTGGGCACACAAAGCTGGCATTGATCCTGCCAAAGTCAGTCCACTCACGATTCGCATGTCCTTAAAGTTGAACGCGGCTATGCAGATGGCCACTGTGAGTAGTCCGCTCCCAATCGTGGCAAAACGAATGGGCCACTGGCCAACGGAGTCGATGACGAAGTATTACCTGAGTAGCAGCTTGGACTCCAAACTCAGCGATTGA